The Balaenoptera acutorostrata chromosome 2, mBalAcu1.1, whole genome shotgun sequence genomic sequence ccaagttccACCTAATCATCCCTTCTGCTCTCTCCTTGGACCCTTGACAACCATcaatatttttactgtctccacagttttgcctttttccagAATGAACAGACACCAATCTTAGCTGTTTTCTGTGTCCCCATCATCCCAGAAGGTGTGTATGCAGCCCTGGACCACCTTCCCAGGACATGGTGAGCTCTTGTTTTCTTATAGTACCTCTTTCTTTCTTCGTGGCTGTGGCTTTTGTGATCTTTATTAATATAGGGAAGGAGTATGGGAATGGTCTGGCATGGTGAAGCTAACATGTCCCTGGTCCTGGAAGTAGCCCTGACATTCATTAACAGCCACCAGTAGGTGGTGAGTATAACAGAGAGTTTAGGAAAAGATAGGCTTTGGGGTTATTCAGATGTAGGTTTAGATCCTGGCTCCCCCACTCAGGAGCTATGGTCCCTTGGGCAAGTGATGTGTCCTCTGTGGGAGGCAGCTGCCacttctgtaaaacagggatcaTAGCAGGTGCCTCACAATATTGGATTAAAGATTTCATAAGAAACATATGAGCACAGGTGCCAACGTCCAATAAAGAGTAGCTACTCTCATCAAGAACTGAAATCCAGTGCCAAAGACAGTTGTGTCTCCGACATGATACATTGTAATGAAGGTCATGAAAGAGTTAAACTCAAGGAGTTTTAAGGTTACTCAGGAGTACTGTTTTGGAAGCACACAGGAATGAGTGACTAAATCTGTTTTGGGAAGAGAGGTCCAGGAAGGCtgcacagaggaggtgacatttaagcttaGACTTAAAGATGAACAGGTGTTTGCCAGTTGAAGAAGGGGAAGAACTGAGATCCAGGGAGAAAGAGCAGTTACGGAATTACAACTGTACTCTTTAGATCATTGGTTCTCAACTGGAGGCGACTTTGCCCCCCATGGGGACACTGGCaatgacactataaaactcttagaagaaaacatagtcagaacattgcatgacataaatcacagcaagattctttttgacccatctcctagagaaatggaaataaaaacaaaaataaataaatgggggcttccctggtggtgcagtggttgagaatctgcctgccaatgcaggggacacgggttcgagcactggtctgggaagatcccacatgccacggagcaactaggcccgtgcgccacaactactgagcctgcgcttctggagcctgtgctccgcaacaagagaggccgcgatagtgagaggcccgcgcaccacgatgaagagtggcccccgcttgccacaactagagaaagccctcgcacagaaacgaagacccaacacagccaaaaataaataaataaaaattaaataaataaatataaataaataaaaaccttagtcttttttaaaaaaaataataaataaataaataaataagtgggacctaatgaaacttaaaagcttttgcacaacaaaggaaaccgtaaacaagaggagaagacaaccctcagaatgggagaaaatatttgcaaacgaagcaactgacaaaggattaatctccaaaatatacaagcagctcatgcagctcaatatcaaaaaaaacaaacaacccaatccaaaaatgggcagaagacctaaatagacatttgtccgaagaagatatacagattgccaacaaacacatgaaaggatgctcaacatcactaatcattagagaaatgcgaatcaaaactacaatgaggtatcacctcacacctgtcagaatgtctgaatacatttttggttgtcactacTGAGCAGGAGCTACTGGCATCCAGCTGGTAGacgccagggatgctgttaaacaccTTACAGGGCATCCGTAGCAAAGGATGATCCGGAACCAAATACTGAAAAAACTTGCACTAGATGTTGGAGAGCTACAGGAAGTTGAGACCACAGCCCACATGATCCCAGTCTCACCCATTCAACCTTTTCTTGGGGGCTCTTGTTTCCAAGTCATTGACTTTGACTCACCCCCTCTAGGATCTCAGGGTATCAGGAATGAGTGAGGCCACGGGGGCTACCTGGGGACCTATGGCAGGTGCTGACCCAGAAGTGAGGGAAAGAAACAAGTGACTTCAAGGGAGGGAGGCCAAGAAACTCTGGAAACCAGTGATGTTTGGCGAAAGCAACCTTCGATCACCAAGGTGTCTGGTTCCCCCACTTTGTTTGGTTCTCAACTTGTCAGAGCTTGATCAAGGACATGAGCCCGCTTAAGAGGGCATTTActactttattcttatttttttattctggtaaaatacatataacataaaatttaccattttaaccattttatagcatacaattcagtggcattaaatgcaTTCACGATGTTGTACAAGCACCATCTATCTAGTTCCAGAGTCTTCTCAGCACCCCCAAAGGAAACCCCATATCCATTAGAAGTCACTCCCATTTATCCCCTTCCCCTAGTCCCCAGCAACCATTGATATGCCTTAAACTCTTacataaatattcatagcagcactattcactatagtgaaaaagtggaaaagaacCAAACGTCCATCAGTGGGTGAATAGatcaacaaaatgtggtctgtcgatacaatggaatattgctcagccataaaaaggtatGAAGTTATGacaatgctacaacatgggtgaacctcaaaaacattatgctgagtgaaagaagccagaccccaaAGTCCACAGAGTATATGATTACATTTAGACGACTTGTCCAGagcaggcaaatccatagagacagaaaaaagattAGTGGTTAGCTGCCTTTTAACTTGACAtagcctaattaaaaaaaaaagatttggggcttccctggtggcacagtggttaagaatctgcttgccaatgcaggggacatgggttcgagccctggtccaggaagatcccacatgccacggatgcaactaagcctgtgcgccaaaactactgagcctgcgctctagagcctgcgagccacaactactgaagcccgtgtgcctagagcccgtgctctgcaacaagagaaggcacacaatgagaagcccgtgtgcgcAATGAAGAGgagctcccactcgctgcaactagagaaagcctgcgcacaacaacaagacccaatgcagcccaaaataaatataaataaaataaataaatttatttttaaaaaggatttaaaattgttattcatAAAGAGACACTGAATTGTTATTTACTGAGCACAGATCATATACATTTGCTCATTGAGTGTATTGAGTTAATTATCATAGGTAGCACCTACTGTTTTCCAGATCAAGTCCAAgaataactcatttaattctcacaacaacactTTGAGTTAAGTAGGGGGAAATGGAGGTACAAAGAAGTTAAGACACTTGCTCAGGTTTACACAGCAGGCAGAGCAGGGGTTCGAACACAGGTTGGCTGACTCCCTCATCCCTTTGTCAGATGGCTATGTTGCATTGCCTCAGAAGGTACAGATGCACCTCCTGGGATCTGGAAAACAACTAGAACATTATTTCTACACAGTCTCTTGCTTCTGATTCATTGCATGGATAACTCCAGAGGAAGAATCTGATTGCTTCATCTTAAGTTAGAGATGTACACTGGTCCGAAGTGTTGTAACCATGGGTAGGTAGGTCTTGTGGTATCTGAAGCTATGAGAAGAAAAGGATTTATCATAAGGGAGAGGAAGGCAATGGCTGGAAGCTCTGGTGAAGGAACATTTATATTATCGGAGGTAACCAGAGGGAGAGAGGTGTATAACCTTTGGAGAAAGTCAGCCATGTGTTCAAGTCTTAACTCTGCCATTTTGACAGCTCACCTTGAACAAGTTGCTTAGCATTTAGCATCCCAATATTCTCAGTGAGTATTCTCAAGACACTCAAAATGGGGTGATCAAATCAGCACCTCCCCCACTGCACTGATGAGAAGATTAAACCACAGGAGGCACAGAGCAGGAACTCAACCAAATCTACCTGTCATTTTTCAGGAGCAGCCCCTTGGGCAGGGCCAGAATGGTGGAAGCTGATGACCTTCCTCCATCCAGTAGCTGACCTCTGCATGTCACACCTCACTGCAGGCACAGTGTCCATGCAGGGAGCCAACCTCTCAGCAGTGACTGAATTCATCCTCATCGGCTTCTCCACCTTCCCCCACCTTCAGCTGATGTTCTTCCTGCTCTTCCTGCTGATGTACCTGTTCACGCTGCTGGGGAACCTCTTCATCATGGTCACCATCTGGAGCGAGCGCAGCCTCCACACGCCCATGTACCTCTTCCTGTGCGCCCTCTCCATCTCCGAGGTCCTCTACACCTTCGCCATCATCCCACGCATGCTGGCCGACCTGCTCTCCACCCACCACACCATCGCCCTCATGGCCTGTGCCAGCCAGATGTTCTTCTCCTTCACGTTTGGCTTCACCCACTCCTTCCTGCTCACCGTCATGGGCTACGACCACTACGTGGCCATCTGCCACCCCCTGCGCTACAACGTGCTCATGAGTCCCCGTGGCTGTGCCTGCCTGGTGGCCTGGTCCTGGGCTGGAGGCTCAGTCATGGGGCTAGTGGTGACATCAGCCATTTTCTACCTCACCTTCTGTGGACCCAATGTGATCCACCATGTCTTCTGCCACATGCCACCTCTAGCGACGTTAGCCTGTGGGGACAATGTCTCCACCGCGGCCATGGGCGTGGGCCTGGTGTGTGTCACTGTCCTGCTGGGCTGCTGTCTCCTCATCCTCCTCTCTTATGCCTTCATCGTGGCCGCCATCTTGAGGATCCCCTCAGCCGAGGGCCGGCACAAGGCCTTCTCCACGTGTGCGTCCCACCTCACCGTGGTGGTCATGCACTATGGCTTTGCCTCTGTCATCTACCTCAAGCCCAAGGGTCCCCAGTCTCTGGAAGCAGACACCCTGATGGGCACCACCTACACAGTCCTCACTCCCTTCCTCAGCCCCATCATCTTCAGcctcaggaacaaggagctgaaGAACGCCATGAAGAAGACCTTCCTCAACAAATTGTTTCTCCATAGCTCCTGAAATGGCAGGTTTTGTAGCAGGAGATGTGGCACGTAGAGGCACTTCAGtctatcatctgtaaaatgggaataatcgtGCTGCACTGGTGATGATTCCTGTTTGTGAATTTCCACTCGTCCCCACTCAGCAACTTCTCTATAAATGTTAGATGtctgctttctctccttttccccagTCTGGTTGACCTCATTCCTCCTGCATCCACTGGAGTCACAATCTCCCCAATATTGACCTTGTGAGTCAACTTCCTCCTGTTTACTGTGCCTGAGAGCAGCATGAAAGAGGGGACGCCCATGTCCTGTGTTGGGGAACCTGCGTGCATAATTTATCTTCACTGTGTGAAGGAGGGATGCTTGCTCTACCTAAAACAATGATGACATAAACAGCGACAGTGATCTCGTGCCTGCTGTGTATCAAGAACTGCACTCTATGCTTTGGAGACCTCATCTCTCTCATGTATCATATTGAGGGAAGGAGAGCATTGTtgactgttgttgtttttcatttcacgTCTTCACATTTTTGGAGGTAGGGTGTCTTCTCCTATGAGTTGCTTTTTTTGGCTGAGTGAATGATAGGTCTAAGGATACAAATTATAGACAGAAGAGAGAGGGGATCTGAACTTCTCCTTCTAAGATAAGCAATATGGAAAGAGATGGGGGAAGACATGGGAGAGGGAAGATGAAGTGGTGGCTGGTTTGAGGAATAGGGGAGGAACAGGTAGAAAAACCAGATTGCTAGCAGTTGATGGGAACCTAGGAGGGGATGATGGACCCAGTGGCTGGTGAAGAAATACAGGGAAAGAGCAGGGACATAAATGGACATTTTATAAGGTTAATAAAGTACCTGATGTAAATCCCCATTCTGGACACCCTTGAAATCCTCAATAAAAATCCATTTCCCTTTCATGGGTTGTGGAGTCAGATAGATTGGGGGGATGCATCCACAGGCTGGGCCTGCTTCAAGGGAAGTGCTCAGGCAGAATCAGGTAGCTGCTTTGGGTTACgctacatttttaaatgaggcaATGGACACAGTGAGGTTTGGTACTTGTCCAAAATCAAGAAGCCAGGTAGGTTCATGGATGTAGAATGGGGTCGGCTGAGTGAGTCTTCTGTAGTAATGGGTCTCCAACTTGAGAGCACATCAGAATCAGGCTGCTGGGTCTCACCTCAGAGtgtctaattcagtaggtctgtgtGGTTGGGCAGGGGGGACTCTAGAAtcttcatttctaacaagctcccaggtgacgctgCAGCTGGTCTGAGGATgacactttgggaaccactgctctaaagaATCCTTAGCTCAAAAATGAAGCCACATATTTGGGTTGGAGGCAGAAGTAGCTTTTCTGTctcaccctttctctctctctctctccctcccttccccctttccctctctccctccttccttcctccctttcttcctttctttttaatagttatgAAGATAACAGCTTCccatttgttgagcatttatCATCAGCTATtatggtctttaaaaaaatacctgtaTTGAAATGTACTTTGCATACCATATAACATACCCATATGAAGATATGTGTAATCATTACCACAGcgaatttagaacattttcctcaCCTCCAAAAGAAAGCTGTACCTTTTAGCTAtcacctctctttcttcctttccttccagtcCTAAGCAACCACGAATCtactgtctctatagatttgacTTATCTGgccatttcatatacatggaTTCATACGATATTTatcattttgtgtctggcttctttcatgtagcATGTTTTCCAAGTTTATCCATGTCACAGCATGTATcactaatttcattcctttttttatagctgaataaagTTGCATTGTTTGGATATATgacatttttgtttatccatccatctgttgatacattttttggttgtttccacaATTTGGCCACCATGAGTGtttctgctataaacattcatgtacacgtTTTTGCGTGGAcctatgttttcattttgggAGGTATATACCTTTCAGTGAAATGGATGGggcatatggtaactctatgtttagttATTTGAGGAACTGCTAGACTCGTTTCTAAAGAGGTTGAACCATTTTTCATCCCCAGCAGCAgcgtatgagggttccaatttctccacatcctcaccagcatttgttgttatCTAACTTTCTGACTGTAGTCATTCTAGAggtatctaattgtggttttgattagcatttccctgATGGATAAAGACAGGTAAGGTCTTAAATTCTTTACACACATCAGTTCTTTTACTCCACGAGGGAGGTCAGATTATTAGTTCCATTttcaagatgaggaaattgagatgtAAAGAGATTAAGTCTGCTAGCTAAATTTTTCTCCTGAAGTGGAAAAAAGCTTCAGTTGGAGCTGGGGCTCAGAAGCATACACTTCTCAGGGGTTATGAGGAGGGGAGGCCAGCTGttccaggaagggaagaaaacctGGATTGGAAAGAAAAGACCGGTTTTAGCAGGCACCAAATGAAATAAGCCCAGACCTTGAAAATATGCTGACCTCAGGGGGTTAGGAAGAAACACCCAATGTGAGAGGACTGGGGAGACATAACCTAACCTTGACAAAAACAGGCTATAGGCATTCTGTGTTTGGTTTTCCTTAGCGGTGGTATTAATATGGAAAAGAGTGTCATGTTTAAACATGAAGTTGCTtgagctaaaacaaacaaacaaactaaacaaaaagaACTGAATCCTTTTAAAGCCAAGTTCCTGGGTTATATTGAGAACACTTAAGATAATTAATTAGCAATATTTGGGGACATCCTTTGCTTCCCCTATACATGGTGAAGGAATACCAGATATAAGGACTGCCCCTCTTGAAGCTGTCACGTGCAAGGAATGTTTAAGTGGCCAGCACAAGCCTTGAGGTGTAGCCAGTGCTCTTTGGCAAATCACAGATCTGGAGACTTTTCGAATATACCGATTGTCCCTGGAAATATGTAAGAGTCACACTATGTGAATATGAAGGAGCTGACAGCAAAGGTGACTTCTGAATTATATCCAAGAAGTGACGGTGTGGTTCCCTGTGGtcataatagaaaaaatcaaCTTACTCTACTTTGATTGACCAATGACAACActttctgaaatttaaataaacCATATTTTTACTCCTTTACTTTATTTACTATTAGTTGTATTGTAAATTTAAAATGACCAAAGAAGTTGAACTTAGTGAATGCATGTTGTTTCTCTAAGTGGCATATTCTAGACCCAAGGGCTGGGTCAGGGCTAGAAGAATGAGGCAGGGTCGTGAAACTGCAGTGCTGcttcctgtctttatttaaaatgttgatatattGTTTGTCGtgaattttttgcattaattttgattttgtaaaatattgcataagatatgatctatcttaaTTACTGAATTTTGTGGTGACCCCCTAAATTTAGTTGTCAATGTGAGTGTCTCACTTGCCTGACCCTAGTCTTGATACCGTTAGACATCCCTATCTCCCCCAACCCCCGAAAATACTTTGCCTTTATTTTCCCTGCAACAGTTTATAAATTTAAAGCCATCATTCACTTATCTGGTGATGGAAAATAGAGATAAATGCCAAAACATCAGTGTAAACACAACCAGCATCTTTGGGTGATGACCCTCCCATCACAGGAGTGAAGAcagccctgcccctctgcccactAGTGTTGGCTACGACCACCCCGCCCCCCGAGGGCCTGTCCTCACTTCCCCTCTATTATTCAGCTTCCACTTTCTTATGTTCTTCCACCCCCTGCATTCCTAGCTGTTTGCCATTCCTTACTAATGGTACCCGCTGTGCCACACGCTTTGGTATCCTCAAGGTGGGGTCAGAGCCCGGAGAGGTGATGAAAGGGCCTGGAGCACAGAGAAAGGCTGCTGATGGAGAGATCGCCAGACTTTAGGGGACCCCCCACCCCATTCCAGCGCTAATGGGGCCACCGTGGGCTTCCATGCTAACTGCTCAAGGCAAAGACCAGCCTGAGTGAGGCAACCTCCTGCCTTCTCTTCTCTTGTTCTGCTCTTCCCCAGTGTTGACCCTGACAGCCGTGCTTGTGGATGAAAGTCTAGTCCCCTCCTCAAGGatgtttttcttctcctccaCCCTCAACCCCCACAAGCTGTCTCTGTCCAGCAGCCAGAAGGATCTTTCTAAAGGAAAAACTTGAAAAATCACCTGTCTGTTTATACCCTTGGGACACAGTACAAATTCTCCTGTGGTCAGGTCCATGCTTCATCTTCAACATTAcaccccagcccttcccaggtctTCAGCCTCTCTAACGTCCTGGTTATTCCTGCAATAAACCAAGCACACTCAGACCTTACAGGCTTTGCCCATGCTGCTGCTTCTACCTGGAATACCCTTCCGCTGGCATAACCTACACATCCATAGGTTTGaccttaaatgtcacctcctcaggaaagccttccctgatttcccCATACTGAGTCACCACTCCTATTATAAGCACTCATAgcaacttctttctttcctcatagCTTTTATCACAATGTATCATATATATTAATTAGTGTGATTATTTGTTTAATAGCCACATCTTCCTCTCTCAGCTGCAAGCACTGAGATCAGTGTCACATCTAATCAGTTCCATGTTGAATCCCCAGTGGCATCTGAAaacatgcctggcacacagtagataatcaataaatgtttgttaagtaAGTAAGCAGGGTTTATCATCCTTGGAATGGTTGACACTTGAGGTTGGCTCATTCTTTGTAGTGGGGTCTgttctgtgcattgcaggatgttgaGCAGCAACCATTACCTTTACCCACTAGATATTGTAACACATCTCCTCCTCTTTCAGTTGTAATAATCAAAAATGTCTACAGAAACTTCCAAGTGtcctctggaggctctgagagCCACTTGAGGACAGAAATGAGGGAAGACTTGGCTGATGCATCCCAAGCTGCAGAGTCACACCCCTTTTTGTGGCCCTTAGCACCTGGGCCATATCTTGGTGAGAGCCCTGacatttctctgtgtgtctttccaCCAAGCACTGTGTAAACTCTTCAAAGAGAGAGGCTAGCAACAGACCCATCTCTGTACTCCCAAAACTAGCACAGGATTTAACacacagaaaataattaattattaaataaatcttaaaaatctggcatttattaagtgcttattgGTTGCCAGTCACTGTCAATTACCCTACCTAGATATGATTTAATTCTCAGAACTATCCTAAGAGGTGGCTACCTTATTATTAAACCTATTTTAatgatgggaaactgaggctgagagattaCATGTGATTTAACCAAAGCCACTTTGCTTCATCACTTACCCACTGCACAGCCCTATTTACAATTCTGAGcaactctttcttttctctttagagtGCAAGGTATCACCTGTCTCCCTGCCCATCAGCTGTTGCCATAGAGATGAGTCGTGGAGACCACGCTTAGAGACTAGTAGCCATAGAAATGAGGCTGTTTGTGTAGAAGGGGATCCTGGGAGAAAGGGGGAGGTCAGGAAGCTCAGTTGGTGTAGAACTTCTGCCAACAGCACCCCCTTCTAGACAAAAATGCTCTCCATTGAGGTCCCACTCCTTTGGCCACATTGATAACCCAGGTGATGGTCAAAGTTGGTGGACAACTGAACAGTTCCTCAACCAACGCCTCTGTTTCCAAGCTCATTAAGCAAAACTTGAAATTATAATATCATCCTAACTACTGTTTATTGAGCAtatccatgtgccaggcaccacgctAAGCCCTTCACAAACATTGTCTTACTTCAGTCTCATAACTGTCTTAGAAGGTAGGTGCTTTTTCATCATTACAGGGTGCGCTCGGAGAAGGGAATTGACCTGCCTATGGACACACAGCAACACATGAGA encodes the following:
- the LOC103009233 gene encoding olfactory receptor 10H1-like, coding for MQGANLSAVTEFILIGFSTFPHLQLMFFLLFLLMYLFTLLGNLFIMVTIWSERSLHTPMYLFLCALSISEVLYTFAIIPRMLADLLSTHHTIALMACASQMFFSFTFGFTHSFLLTVMGYDHYVAICHPLRYNVLMSPRGCACLVAWSWAGGSVMGLVVTSAIFYLTFCGPNVIHHVFCHMPPLATLACGDNVSTAAMGVGLVCVTVLLGCCLLILLSYAFIVAAILRIPSAEGRHKAFSTCASHLTVVVMHYGFASVIYLKPKGPQSLEADTLMGTTYTVLTPFLSPIIFSLRNKELKNAMKKTFLNKLFLHSS